A single Prevotella sp. E15-22 DNA region contains:
- the pdxT gene encoding pyridoxal 5'-phosphate synthase glutaminase subunit PdxT, whose protein sequence is MKVAVLALQGAFIEHEQMLQRLGVETVEIRQLKDWQSFYSRPSQGRAGDGALILPGGESTVQMRLLKELGLYEPIREAILGGMPVLGTCAGMILLSEGRLGTMDIEVRRNAYGRQLGSFHTVDTVKGIGTDVPMTFIRAPYIERVLSDKVEVLSTVDGHIVAARQGNQIATAFHPELDEDTRLHELFLFRQPVESVCYVE, encoded by the coding sequence ATGAAAGTGGCAGTGTTGGCCCTGCAAGGGGCATTCATAGAGCACGAGCAGATGTTGCAGCGCTTAGGCGTGGAGACGGTTGAGATTCGCCAACTAAAAGATTGGCAGTCGTTCTACTCCCGCCCCTCACAGGGGAGGGCAGGGGACGGGGCTCTTATCCTCCCTGGTGGCGAGAGTACCGTTCAGATGCGCCTGTTGAAGGAACTCGGCTTATACGAACCTATTCGTGAGGCTATCCTCGGAGGTATGCCAGTCCTGGGTACCTGTGCCGGTATGATTCTTCTGTCTGAGGGACGCCTGGGCACGATGGATATCGAGGTGCGCCGCAATGCCTATGGTCGTCAGTTAGGCAGCTTTCATACCGTTGACACCGTCAAAGGCATTGGCACCGATGTTCCCATGACCTTCATCCGTGCCCCCTATATCGAGCGTGTGCTGAGCGATAAGGTCGAGGTTCTATCTACTGTCGATGGCCATATCGTAGCTGCCCGTCAGGGCAACCAGATAGCCACCGCCTTCCATCCAGAGCTGGACGAAGACACCCGCCTTCACGAGTTATTTCTTTTTCGGCAGCCTGTTGAATCTGTATGTTACGTGGAGTAA
- a CDS encoding carboxypeptidase-like regulatory domain-containing protein yields the protein MKRITLLLIMVGIVMSASAQTLSLADALARLNQQQDDYEISFIHNDLEHLQVVANTQGLSVPKAVKQMTKDQPVRVVTKGKQIYVQYKPKSDKRYMILEGKVKDYVTHLDLPHAAVRLLNADGVCIDSCEAISYMQYGNNTPIELANFAFRVPARPTKYTIQASYVGFKPTEMPYELSNIYRREQRRNLPPVYMKRESKMLKEVVVTSTKVQFYYKGDTLVFNADAFELAEGSMLDALVKQLPGIELKEGGRIYHNGKYVDALLLNGKDFFRGDHTIMLDNLPAYTVKNIQIYDKWGEKSEFLGQQVAGDNRYVMDVKLKKEYSIGTLANAEAGGGTEERWLARLFALRFSDHSRIAAYATANNLNGDTKPGETGSWNPQRIQDGGQLRQQQAGIDYSVEDRNSKWKADGNLQVTHTDLNREANTNRQNYLATGDTYERMTNVNRNKNLRLNTSHHYYRDFKMWNLDISPSLNYQKFDNSDNSLASAFYQNDSLIHRNLQRGIAEGHALDGELRLSSTLKFHHSPDWASLDAEASFTDQQEDRYHRQSVEYGATSSQPSKSLNRYYRNHPNRSWKAKAGGTYQINFTQLIRLQLNVNYTHNDRQRESSLFDIDTTYALGQLPSAHEYEQYIDRRNSYTSHFSEDIYDFSPRLFYNAYSEDETGQKKWWAQLGFPVTIVRQKLRYKRGDIDTLVTRNTMPFNIWDCFVQYSTMNKKTGHAQKLLLEYMAQTSTPDLLNLVDMHDDTDPLNIRLGNNSLRNAVNQEFSFSHQWGKAKSKETSHRYRLSYTIIQNALAMGYRYDRATGVRTWQADNVNGNWNAAADYRFNTVIGKKHPLRLNVSPSVSYQHSVDLVDQARSTVNTLSFNNTLNLSYKIGQHALTFKSTTLWQRFSSQRTDFETQQPLTLTNGMTAIVKLPWNLELSSDMTLYSRTGYADSQLNTNDLVWNARLARPFLKGRLVVMLDGFDILGQLDNVTRNVNAQGRTETYTNVMPRYALLHVTYRFNRLPKKK from the coding sequence ATGAAGCGCATCACCTTATTATTAATAATGGTGGGCATCGTCATGAGTGCTTCGGCACAAACACTTTCTTTGGCTGACGCATTGGCCCGACTGAACCAACAGCAGGATGACTACGAGATTTCCTTCATCCACAACGACTTGGAGCACCTGCAGGTGGTAGCCAACACACAGGGACTGAGTGTGCCAAAGGCCGTCAAGCAAATGACGAAAGACCAACCCGTGCGTGTCGTCACCAAAGGAAAGCAGATATATGTGCAATACAAGCCAAAGTCCGACAAGCGCTATATGATACTTGAAGGCAAGGTGAAGGACTACGTGACACACCTTGACCTGCCCCATGCTGCCGTTCGCCTGCTCAATGCCGATGGGGTCTGCATTGATTCCTGCGAGGCTATCTCTTATATGCAGTATGGCAACAATACGCCCATAGAACTGGCAAACTTTGCTTTCAGAGTGCCTGCACGACCCACGAAATATACGATTCAAGCCAGCTATGTGGGCTTTAAGCCTACCGAAATGCCCTATGAACTGAGCAATATCTACCGTCGTGAACAACGTCGCAATCTGCCTCCCGTCTATATGAAGCGCGAATCAAAGATGCTGAAGGAGGTGGTTGTCACTTCTACCAAAGTGCAGTTCTACTATAAAGGCGACACGCTGGTGTTTAATGCCGATGCCTTTGAACTGGCCGAGGGCTCTATGCTCGATGCATTGGTAAAGCAGTTGCCTGGCATCGAACTGAAAGAGGGTGGCCGCATCTATCACAATGGCAAGTATGTGGATGCGCTGCTCCTCAACGGCAAGGACTTTTTCCGTGGCGACCACACCATCATGCTCGACAACCTGCCGGCCTATACGGTGAAGAACATCCAGATCTATGATAAGTGGGGCGAGAAGAGTGAGTTTCTTGGACAGCAGGTGGCTGGAGACAACCGCTATGTGATGGATGTGAAACTCAAGAAGGAATACAGCATCGGCACACTTGCCAACGCAGAAGCAGGTGGCGGAACGGAGGAACGCTGGCTGGCCAGACTCTTTGCCCTGCGCTTCTCGGACCACTCTCGCATCGCAGCCTATGCCACCGCCAACAACCTGAATGGAGACACCAAACCTGGCGAAACGGGCAGTTGGAATCCCCAGCGCATACAGGACGGCGGGCAACTGAGACAGCAGCAGGCTGGCATCGACTATAGTGTAGAAGACCGCAACAGCAAGTGGAAAGCCGATGGCAACCTGCAGGTGACTCATACCGACCTGAATCGCGAGGCCAACACCAATCGCCAGAACTACCTGGCCACGGGCGATACTTACGAACGCATGACTAATGTCAACAGGAACAAGAACCTGAGGTTGAATACCAGTCACCATTATTATAGGGATTTCAAGATGTGGAACCTCGATATTAGCCCTTCACTCAACTATCAGAAGTTCGACAATAGCGACAACAGTCTCGCCTCGGCTTTCTATCAAAACGACAGTCTCATCCACCGCAATCTGCAACGGGGTATTGCCGAGGGGCACGCTCTCGATGGAGAACTACGTCTCAGCAGTACGTTGAAGTTTCACCACAGTCCCGACTGGGCTTCACTTGACGCCGAGGCCAGTTTCACCGACCAGCAGGAAGACCGCTATCATCGTCAGTCGGTTGAGTATGGTGCGACATCGTCGCAGCCCTCAAAAAGCCTCAACCGCTACTACCGCAACCACCCCAACCGGTCGTGGAAAGCCAAGGCTGGCGGCACCTATCAGATCAACTTCACCCAGCTCATCCGGCTGCAGTTGAACGTGAACTATACTCACAACGACCGCCAACGAGAGTCGTCGCTCTTCGACATCGACACCACCTACGCCCTCGGCCAGTTGCCATCAGCTCACGAATATGAGCAGTACATTGATCGTCGTAACAGTTATACGAGTCATTTCTCTGAAGACATCTACGACTTCAGCCCCCGACTGTTCTATAACGCCTATAGCGAAGACGAGACTGGTCAGAAGAAGTGGTGGGCGCAACTCGGCTTCCCCGTCACCATTGTTCGTCAGAAGCTCCGTTATAAGCGTGGCGACATCGACACACTCGTCACTCGCAACACCATGCCCTTCAACATCTGGGACTGCTTTGTCCAGTATAGCACTATGAATAAAAAGACAGGTCATGCCCAGAAACTGCTCCTAGAGTATATGGCCCAGACCTCAACACCTGATTTGCTGAACCTCGTCGATATGCACGATGATACTGACCCACTGAACATCCGTCTGGGTAATAACAGTCTGCGCAATGCTGTTAACCAAGAGTTTTCCTTCAGCCACCAATGGGGAAAAGCGAAAAGTAAAGAGACAAGCCATCGGTACCGTCTCAGTTACACGATCATTCAAAATGCCCTTGCCATGGGTTATCGTTACGATCGTGCCACAGGCGTCCGCACCTGGCAGGCCGACAACGTGAACGGCAACTGGAATGCTGCTGCCGACTATCGTTTCAACACAGTCATTGGCAAGAAGCACCCACTCCGCCTCAATGTCAGTCCGAGTGTCAGTTACCAGCACAGTGTGGACCTGGTTGACCAAGCGCGCAGCACCGTCAACACGCTTTCGTTCAACAACACGCTGAATCTCTCGTATAAGATTGGACAGCACGCACTCACCTTCAAGAGTACCACGCTTTGGCAGCGCTTCAGCAGTCAGCGCACGGACTTTGAGACGCAGCAGCCCTTGACGCTTACCAATGGGATGACAGCCATCGTAAAACTGCCTTGGAACTTGGAACTGAGTAGCGACATGACGCTCTACAGCCGTACGGGCTATGCCGACTCACAACTCAACACCAACGACCTGGTATGGAATGCCCGCCTCGCACGTCCGTTCCTCAAGGGAAGGCTGGTGGTGATGCTCGACGGCTTCGACATCCTTGGTCAACTGGACAACGTAACCCGCAACGTCAATGCGCAAGGCCGTACAGAAACCTATACCAATGTCATGCCTCGCTACGCCTTACTCCACGTAACATACAGATTCAACAGGCTGCCGAAAAAGAAATAA
- a CDS encoding RNA polymerase sigma factor: MQEVLFTDLVTRLRPRLLGLAQGILHDDEEAADAVQDALVSLWRMGDRVQQPIEAERLAMRITRNVSLNKQKRRSFVIAALDNMPSDTVRPLNARQDNPHESMERQEMERQVNDAIAALPKNQQAVILLHHMDGLSYQQIAAIQGSTESAVRMTASRAKANLMTSLKQPKQEAS; encoded by the coding sequence ATGCAAGAAGTACTATTCACAGATTTGGTCACCCGCCTGCGCCCACGACTCCTGGGACTTGCACAAGGCATTCTCCACGACGACGAGGAGGCTGCAGATGCCGTACAGGATGCACTCGTCTCGCTATGGCGCATGGGCGACAGGGTACAGCAGCCCATAGAGGCCGAACGACTGGCGATGCGTATCACACGTAACGTCAGTCTGAACAAGCAGAAACGCCGGTCTTTTGTCATTGCAGCTCTGGACAACATGCCCAGCGACACGGTTCGTCCGCTGAACGCCCGACAGGACAATCCGCACGAAAGCATGGAACGACAGGAAATGGAACGTCAGGTTAACGACGCCATTGCTGCCCTGCCAAAGAATCAGCAGGCAGTCATTCTGCTGCATCACATGGACGGTCTGTCCTATCAGCAGATTGCGGCTATACAGGGAAGCACAGAGAGTGCTGTCCGCATGACTGCCAGTCGCGCTAAAGCGAATCTAATGACTAGTTTAAAACAACCAAAACAAGAAGCATCATGA
- a CDS encoding CTP synthase, which translates to MDTKYIFVTGGVVSSLGKGIISASIGKLLQARGYKVTIQKFDPYINIDPGTLNPYEHGECYVTADGMETDLDLGHYERFTGIHTSRHNSITTGRIYKTVIDRERRGDYLGKTIQVVPHITDEIKRRMLREDEEGEQLDFVITEVGGTIGDIESAPFMEAIRQLRWQLGRNAVCVHLTYVPYLKAADELKTKPTQHSVKELQGMGIQPDILVLRTERHLDDGMRMKVASFCNVDLECVVQSEDMPSIYEVPVSMQHQGLDAAILRKIGIPVGETPAMKPWHDFLDKQRNATKEVHIGLVGKYDLQDAYKSIRESLNLAGIYNDVKAKLHFINSEEVTKDNIAEKLKGMQGVLICPGFGQRGIEGKIVAAEYTRTHDIPTFGICLGMQMMVIEFARNVLGYKDANSAEMDDKTPHNVIDIMEEQKSITQMGGTMRLGAYECELIKGSKVYEAYGDETLISERHRHRYEFNNKYQEEYEAKGMKCVGINPAANLVEIVEIPEKRWYIGTQFHPEYSSTVLHPHPLFMSFIKACK; encoded by the coding sequence ATGGACACAAAATATATCTTTGTTACGGGCGGTGTCGTTTCCTCGTTGGGAAAAGGCATTATCTCCGCCTCCATTGGAAAATTGCTGCAAGCACGTGGCTATAAAGTAACCATCCAGAAGTTTGACCCCTACATTAACATTGACCCAGGTACACTGAACCCCTATGAGCATGGCGAGTGCTATGTGACGGCTGATGGCATGGAGACCGACCTGGACCTGGGCCACTATGAGCGCTTCACAGGTATTCATACCTCACGCCATAACTCTATCACCACAGGACGTATCTATAAGACGGTGATAGACCGCGAGCGCCGTGGTGACTATCTGGGCAAGACCATTCAGGTGGTGCCCCATATCACGGATGAGATTAAGCGCAGAATGCTGCGAGAGGACGAAGAGGGCGAACAGCTAGACTTCGTGATTACTGAGGTGGGCGGCACCATCGGCGATATTGAGAGTGCACCCTTTATGGAGGCCATCAGACAGTTGCGCTGGCAATTGGGCAGAAACGCCGTGTGTGTGCACCTCACCTACGTACCTTATCTGAAGGCTGCCGATGAGTTGAAGACCAAGCCTACACAGCACTCTGTCAAAGAGTTGCAGGGCATGGGTATCCAGCCCGATATTCTGGTGCTGCGCACAGAGCGTCATCTGGATGATGGCATGAGAATGAAGGTGGCATCGTTCTGTAATGTGGATCTGGAGTGCGTGGTGCAGAGTGAGGATATGCCCTCTATCTATGAGGTGCCCGTCAGCATGCAGCATCAGGGGCTCGACGCTGCCATCCTTCGCAAGATTGGCATCCCCGTGGGCGAAACGCCTGCAATGAAGCCTTGGCACGACTTCCTTGACAAGCAGCGCAATGCTACGAAGGAAGTACACATCGGACTCGTTGGTAAATACGATCTGCAGGATGCGTATAAGAGTATCCGCGAGAGTCTGAACCTGGCTGGCATATATAATGATGTAAAAGCCAAGCTTCACTTTATTAACAGTGAGGAGGTGACAAAAGATAATATCGCCGAGAAACTGAAGGGAATGCAGGGCGTGCTGATCTGTCCGGGCTTCGGTCAGCGAGGCATCGAGGGTAAGATCGTGGCAGCGGAATACACTCGTACACACGATATCCCAACATTTGGCATCTGCCTGGGCATGCAGATGATGGTCATCGAGTTTGCACGCAACGTACTGGGCTACAAAGATGCAAATAGTGCGGAGATGGACGATAAGACGCCACATAACGTGATTGATATCATGGAGGAACAGAAATCCATCACGCAGATGGGCGGTACCATGCGACTGGGTGCCTATGAGTGTGAGCTGATAAAAGGCAGTAAAGTTTACGAGGCCTATGGCGACGAGACATTGATTTCTGAGCGCCATCGCCACCGCTATGAGTTCAATAACAAGTATCAGGAGGAGTACGAGGCCAAGGGCATGAAATGCGTGGGTATCAACCCTGCTGCCAACCTGGTCGAGATTGTGGAGATTCCAGAGAAGCGCTGGTACATTGGCACGCAGTTCCATCCCGAATATTCTTCTACGGTGCTGCATCCCCATCCATTGTTTATGAGTTTTATTAAAGCCTGCAAATAA
- a CDS encoding amidophosphoribosyltransferase, whose product MEQLKHECGVAMIRLLKPLDYYEKKYGTWTYGFNKLYLMMEKQHNRGQEGAGIASVSLTNEPGTEYMFREKAEGKGAITEIFSRVTEEMKGELLMGHLRYSTTGKSGLTFVHPFLRRNNWRAKNLCLCGNFNMTNIDEVFSFLTEQGQSPRIYGDSYITLELMGHRLDREVERLYQEATAQGLKGTDITNYIDEHVEMANVLRSTMEHYDGGYVMCGLTGSGEMFSVRDPWGIRPAFYYRDDELIAIASERPVLQTTFDIQAEDVHELLPGQALIIHKSGESRLEQIMPAQKLSACSFERIYFSRGSDCDIYQERKRLGEQLTPAILKAIDFDVTNTVFSYIPNTAEVAFYGMTDGFRKLAIEREESELAQIPEREQVRTKFKLHGEVRTEKVVWKDIKLRTFIADNSERNDLAAHVYDISYGSLEAGKDNLVIIDDSIVRGTTLKESIFKILDRLHPKKIVMVSSSPQIRYPDYYGIDMARLEEFCAFRATMALIEERGMWQLINDTYLACKRELEKPKEEMVNCVRAIYAPFTVDEINQKIVEMLRPADMKAPIELVFQSIEGLHEACPNHPGDWYFTGHYPTPGGVKLVNQAFVNYINKTYTLKENDGCLLSDCKK is encoded by the coding sequence ATGGAACAGCTGAAGCATGAGTGTGGCGTGGCGATGATTCGCCTGTTGAAGCCGCTGGATTATTACGAGAAGAAATACGGTACTTGGACCTATGGTTTCAACAAGCTCTATCTGATGATGGAGAAACAGCACAACCGTGGACAGGAGGGTGCTGGTATTGCATCGGTGAGTCTGACCAACGAGCCTGGCACGGAATATATGTTTCGTGAGAAGGCCGAAGGCAAGGGCGCTATCACGGAGATCTTCTCGAGAGTGACAGAGGAGATGAAGGGCGAGTTGCTGATGGGACATCTGCGCTATTCGACCACGGGTAAGAGCGGACTGACATTTGTTCATCCCTTCCTGCGTCGTAACAACTGGCGCGCCAAGAACCTCTGCCTGTGCGGCAACTTCAACATGACGAACATTGACGAGGTCTTCTCTTTCCTCACAGAACAGGGACAGAGTCCACGTATCTATGGTGACTCGTACATCACGCTGGAGCTGATGGGTCATCGCTTGGACCGCGAGGTGGAACGACTCTACCAGGAGGCTACGGCACAAGGACTGAAAGGCACTGACATCACCAATTATATTGATGAACATGTGGAGATGGCCAACGTGCTGCGCTCTACGATGGAGCATTACGACGGTGGCTATGTGATGTGTGGACTGACGGGCTCGGGCGAGATGTTCTCTGTACGCGATCCGTGGGGCATCCGTCCGGCGTTCTATTATCGTGACGATGAGCTGATTGCCATCGCCAGCGAGCGCCCTGTGCTGCAGACCACTTTTGATATTCAGGCTGAGGATGTGCACGAGTTGCTGCCTGGTCAGGCTCTGATTATTCATAAGAGTGGCGAGAGTAGACTGGAACAGATTATGCCTGCCCAGAAGTTGAGTGCCTGCTCGTTCGAGCGCATCTACTTCAGTCGCGGTTCTGATTGTGATATCTATCAGGAGCGCAAACGACTGGGAGAGCAGTTGACGCCAGCCATCCTCAAAGCTATCGACTTTGACGTAACCAACACAGTATTTTCATATATTCCCAACACAGCCGAGGTGGCCTTCTATGGCATGACCGACGGTTTCCGCAAGCTTGCGATTGAGCGAGAGGAATCGGAGCTTGCTCAGATTCCCGAGCGTGAGCAAGTTCGAACGAAGTTCAAACTACATGGCGAGGTGCGCACAGAGAAAGTGGTGTGGAAAGACATCAAACTGCGCACCTTTATTGCCGACAACAGTGAGCGCAACGACCTGGCTGCCCACGTCTATGACATCAGCTATGGTTCGCTGGAGGCAGGAAAGGACAACCTGGTGATTATCGACGACTCCATCGTACGTGGCACCACACTGAAGGAGAGTATCTTCAAGATTCTGGACCGTTTGCATCCCAAGAAGATTGTAATGGTGAGCAGTTCGCCACAGATCCGCTATCCTGATTACTATGGCATCGATATGGCACGCCTGGAGGAGTTTTGCGCTTTCCGTGCTACAATGGCACTGATTGAGGAACGCGGCATGTGGCAGTTGATTAACGACACCTATCTGGCTTGTAAGCGTGAGTTGGAGAAACCTAAGGAAGAGATGGTGAACTGCGTGCGCGCTATCTATGCACCTTTCACCGTCGACGAGATCAACCAGAAGATTGTGGAGATGTTGCGCCCTGCCGATATGAAGGCACCCATCGAACTGGTGTTCCAGAGCATCGAAGGATTGCACGAGGCTTGTCCTAATCACCCTGGCGACTGGTACTTCACAGGTCATTATCCCACACCAGGCGGCGTGAAATTGGTGAACCAGGCGTTTGTGAACTACATTAACAAAACTTACACTTTGAAAGAAAACGATGGGTGTTTACTTTCAGATTGTAAGAAGTGA
- a CDS encoding glutamine synthetase III, translating into MEALRFQVVGEAFKKKPLDVKAPSERPSEYFGKKVFNREKMYKYLPKDVYEKMIDVMDNGVRLDRAVADAVAAGMKQWATENGVTHYTHWFQPLTEGTAEKHDSFIEHDGKGGMVEEFSGKLLVQQEPDASSFPSGGIRSTFEARGYSAWDPTSPVFIIDDTLCIPTVFISYSGEALDYKAPLLRALHAVNVAAVDVCHYFDPAVKKVTSNLGWEQEYFLVDEGLYAARPDLLLTGRTLMGHDSAKNQQMDDHYFGSIPERVQAFMKDLEIEALELGIPCKTRHNEVAPNQFELAPIFEETNLAVDHNMLLMSVMKKVARKHGFRVLLHEKPFAGINGSGKHNNWSLSTDTGVLLHAPGKTPEANLRFATFIVETLMGVYRHNGLLKASIMSATNAHRLGANEAPPAIVSSFLGKQLSELLDHIEKADKDDLLAMAGKQGMKMDIPEIPELLIDNTDRNRTSPFAFTGNRFEFRAVGSEANCASAMIALNSAVAEALVDFKKRVDARIPEFAEKLKGTEHSATFHAIIDVLREDIKTCKPIRFDGNGYSDEWVAEAEKRGLDVEKSCPKIFERYLDEASIKMFESLGVMTKKELEARNEVKWETYTKKIQIEARVLGDLSMNHIIPVATRYQSELLSNLNHMAVVFPIDTADKLSARNKKIIQEISERTSTIEKGVEELVEARKKANKIADEHEKAIAYHDKVEPYLDEIRYQIDKLELIVDDALWPLPKYRELLFIR; encoded by the coding sequence ATGGAAGCATTAAGATTTCAGGTTGTCGGCGAGGCATTCAAAAAGAAGCCGCTCGACGTAAAAGCACCAAGTGAGAGACCTAGCGAGTATTTTGGCAAGAAGGTCTTCAATCGTGAGAAAATGTACAAGTACCTGCCCAAGGACGTGTACGAGAAGATGATTGACGTGATGGACAATGGCGTTCGTCTTGACAGAGCTGTAGCCGATGCTGTTGCTGCTGGCATGAAGCAGTGGGCTACCGAAAATGGCGTCACTCACTATACACACTGGTTCCAGCCTCTGACTGAGGGTACTGCCGAGAAGCACGACTCGTTCATTGAGCACGACGGCAAGGGCGGTATGGTTGAGGAGTTCAGCGGAAAACTGCTCGTTCAGCAGGAGCCTGATGCTTCTTCTTTCCCCTCTGGCGGCATCCGTTCTACCTTCGAGGCTCGCGGCTATTCTGCTTGGGATCCCACCTCTCCTGTATTCATCATCGACGATACCCTGTGTATTCCCACCGTATTTATTTCTTATAGCGGTGAGGCACTCGACTATAAAGCTCCTCTGCTGCGTGCCCTGCATGCTGTCAACGTGGCTGCTGTGGATGTTTGCCACTATTTTGATCCAGCTGTGAAGAAGGTTACTTCTAACCTGGGTTGGGAGCAGGAGTACTTCCTCGTTGACGAGGGTCTTTATGCTGCCCGTCCTGACTTGCTGCTCACTGGTCGCACCCTGATGGGCCACGACTCTGCTAAGAACCAGCAGATGGACGACCACTACTTTGGTTCTATTCCTGAGCGTGTGCAGGCCTTCATGAAAGATCTGGAGATTGAGGCACTGGAACTGGGCATTCCTTGTAAGACACGTCACAATGAGGTGGCTCCTAACCAGTTTGAGTTGGCTCCTATCTTTGAGGAGACAAACCTGGCTGTCGACCACAACATGCTGCTGATGTCAGTGATGAAGAAGGTGGCTCGTAAGCACGGCTTCCGCGTATTGCTGCACGAAAAGCCTTTTGCAGGCATCAACGGTAGCGGTAAGCACAACAACTGGAGCTTGAGCACTGATACTGGCGTACTGCTGCATGCACCTGGCAAGACACCTGAAGCTAACCTGCGCTTCGCTACATTCATCGTTGAGACCCTGATGGGTGTTTATCGCCACAACGGCTTGTTGAAAGCTTCTATCATGAGTGCTACTAACGCTCACCGTCTGGGCGCCAACGAGGCACCTCCTGCCATCGTTTCTTCATTCCTCGGCAAACAGCTCTCTGAGTTGCTCGACCACATCGAGAAGGCCGACAAGGACGACCTCCTGGCAATGGCTGGCAAGCAGGGCATGAAGATGGATATTCCTGAGATTCCTGAGCTTCTTATCGACAACACCGACCGTAACCGTACCTCTCCATTCGCCTTCACTGGCAACCGCTTTGAGTTCCGTGCCGTAGGTTCTGAGGCCAACTGTGCCAGCGCCATGATTGCCTTGAACAGTGCTGTAGCCGAGGCTTTGGTTGACTTCAAGAAGCGTGTGGATGCTCGTATTCCTGAGTTTGCCGAGAAGCTGAAGGGTACAGAGCATAGCGCTACCTTCCACGCTATCATCGACGTGCTTCGCGAGGATATCAAGACCTGTAAGCCTATCCGCTTTGATGGTAACGGTTATTCTGACGAATGGGTAGCTGAGGCTGAGAAGCGCGGTCTTGACGTAGAGAAGAGTTGCCCGAAGATTTTTGAGCGCTATCTCGACGAGGCCAGCATCAAGATGTTCGAGAGTCTGGGTGTGATGACCAAGAAGGAACTCGAGGCTCGTAACGAGGTGAAGTGGGAGACCTACACCAAGAAGATTCAGATTGAGGCTCGCGTACTGGGCGACCTCAGCATGAACCACATTATTCCTGTGGCTACACGTTATCAGAGTGAACTGCTCTCTAACCTGAACCATATGGCTGTGGTGTTCCCCATCGATACTGCTGACAAGCTCTCTGCTCGCAACAAGAAGATTATCCAGGAGATTTCTGAGCGTACCTCTACTATCGAGAAGGGCGTTGAGGAACTGGTTGAGGCTCGTAAGAAGGCCAATAAGATTGCTGATGAGCACGAGAAGGCTATTGCCTACCACGACAAGGTGGAGCCCTATCTCGACGAGATTCGCTATCAGATTGACAAGCTCGAACTCATCGTTGACGATGCCCTCTGGCCTCTGCCAAAGTATCGTGAACTGCTGTTCATTCGCTAA
- the gap gene encoding type I glyceraldehyde-3-phosphate dehydrogenase, protein MTKVAINGFGRIGRLAFRQMFEAEGYEVVAINDLTSPKMLAHLLKYDTAQGGFCGKIGENKHTVEAGEDYIVVDGQKITIYAIPNAAELPWGKLDVDVVLECTGFYTSKEKASAHLTAGAKKVVISAPAGNDLPTIVYNVNHKTLTPADTVISAASCTTNCLAPMTKALNDLAPIQSGIMTTVHAYTGDQMILDGPQRKGDVQRARAGAQNIVPNSTGAAKAIGLVIPELNGKLIGAAQRVPTPTGSTTILHAVVKGDVTVESINAAMKAAANESFGYTEEKLVSSDIIGMKFGSLFDANQTMVSKMEDGNSLVQVVSWYDNENSYTSQMVRTIKYLAELK, encoded by the coding sequence ATGACAAAAGTAGCAATTAACGGTTTTGGCCGTATTGGTCGTCTCGCATTCCGTCAGATGTTCGAGGCTGAAGGTTATGAAGTAGTAGCAATCAACGACTTGACAAGTCCTAAGATGCTGGCTCACTTGCTGAAGTACGATACCGCTCAGGGTGGTTTCTGTGGCAAGATTGGTGAGAACAAGCACACTGTAGAGGCTGGTGAGGATTACATCGTAGTTGATGGTCAGAAGATCACTATCTATGCTATTCCCAACGCTGCTGAGCTGCCTTGGGGTAAGCTGGACGTAGACGTTGTTCTGGAGTGCACAGGTTTCTACACATCTAAGGAGAAGGCTTCTGCTCACCTGACCGCTGGTGCTAAGAAGGTTGTTATCTCAGCTCCTGCTGGTAACGATCTGCCCACCATCGTTTACAACGTAAACCACAAGACTCTGACTCCTGCTGACACTGTTATCTCAGCTGCTTCTTGTACAACCAACTGCTTGGCTCCTATGACCAAGGCTCTGAACGACCTCGCTCCCATCCAGAGCGGTATCATGACCACTGTTCACGCTTACACTGGTGACCAGATGATCCTGGACGGTCCTCAGCGCAAGGGTGATGTTCAGCGCGCTCGTGCTGGTGCTCAGAACATCGTTCCTAACTCAACTGGTGCTGCTAAGGCTATCGGTCTCGTTATCCCCGAGCTGAACGGTAAGCTGATCGGTGCTGCTCAGCGCGTTCCAACTCCTACAGGTTCTACCACCATCCTGCACGCTGTTGTTAAGGGTGATGTAACTGTTGAGAGCATCAACGCTGCCATGAAGGCTGCTGCTAACGAGAGCTTCGGTTACACTGAGGAGAAGCTGGTTTCTAGCGACATCATCGGTATGAAGTTCGGTTCACTGTTCGACGCTAACCAGACCATGGTAAGCAAGATGGAGGACGGTAACTCACTCGTACAGGTTGTTTCTTGGTACGACAATGAGAACTCTTACACTTCTCAGATGGTTCGCACCATTAAGTACCTCGCTGAGCTGAAGTAA